The Plasmodium relictum strain SGS1 genome assembly, chromosome: 8 DNA window ttatttttatcattatctaATCTATCACTTTTggtattatttatttcatcattttttttcttacaaacttcattttttctaCTACTTACTTCATCCTTTTTATTGTTaatttcaatattattttcactaTTTTTGTAACAagtgttattattattattatcagcTTGctcattattttcaattcTTTCAATATGATTACCACTATGATCATTATtagaattaattaaattatgtaATAAGTTTTCTTGTTTATTGGggatttcatttaaaatattatgtgttttttttaaattgttttttcCATCAATAGTACCTTTATCTAtttcaataatatttttcaaaaaaaaatttttttcttcaaaattAGGGGAAACATTTTCttgttcttttttattaaaattattattttttttttctttttcattaaaatattgttcctttatttcattataatatGAAGTTAAACcgttttctatattatttattttattttttatatcatttttataattttcatatgTTTTTCTTTGTTTTAAATAGCTAAAATTAGTATCAAATAAttctaaattattatgaTTGCTTCCATCTTCCAATTTAGTTTGAGGCAAGTTAGTTGTTTCTCTCAAAGAATTAtatgttttcattttatcttctttatttttaatatcatttttagataaataactttttaaCTCGTTGttttcattcttttttttgtatatttcatttaacaCTTGAGTAAttccattatttttttctttattattagataaattattaatattattagaagtattagtttttttcatataaggCATTTCCGTtactttttctatttttacatttttattattttcttttttattttctatattaatattactgTTTGtagtatttattttattttcttcattctttttttcaaaattttcattcATTTTATTCAGAAAACTatctaaaatatatttattactcaggtttttttcattatctttttttttttccacatttattattttttttatatttgtaattttttgaCATGATGCACTTAGAATATTAGAATTTCTCTTTAATAACAAAGAATCCTTTTTTATAGTTTCGTTAGGTGAAATAAAAGGATAAACTATTGTTTGTCTACTTTTTAAAGATTTCGATGAAGTATTGGTAGTTTTgtgatttatattatttgaatgtatatacttttttttatataaagataaatCCCATTTATCAgaattctttaaattatttccttttatatttttcatttcatttatattatcattactacttttaaaattaatagttCTTTTATCTTGTAATGCTTCATTATTATTCTGATTATCCCTTTTTATATTGCAATTACAATTGCTTATATCATTATTCACATTAACATTTTTGGCAATATTCatcttattaatattatcgtttaaatttcttttcttttcatttaaattaatcatcattttatttctacatttttcaatttcattatttttatttaaattttctcttgttaattttttaagcTCATTCAATGAACATCTATTTTTTAACCTTTTTAACTTATCAAACTTTgactttttaatttcttcgATAGTCAAATCTGCAAATTCAttagaaattttatttttatggaattcattatatctttttcttttcttcaaGAGTTTAGAATTTATATCAattttaaagttttttttacttatttcttcaatattctttttatttgaaatatttttattagtttcTAAAtttgtgtttttttttaaatttgatgTTTTCTCTTCAAGGTTTTtgttaattaaatttttcttttttttaatttttgaatttatatttttcatgttacttttatatgatatatttaaaatacttctattttttatattatcatttaatgTATTTTCTTTCAAAatgtcttttttattataacttTCTTTGATTAAATGAAAACTGGGATTTTCAGATGTTCTGGAatcctttattttattagtatctcttttttttgaGTAATGCGAAATATCAACAGTGTTTCTAAAGTTATGTATTAAAGGCActttatcttcttttttattatttctaactttatctttttttttattatcatccataattttatctaatttGTTATTTGATTCCAATATATTAgtaacattatttttttttttatttgaatatattAATGCATATTCTGATATTGTATGCCTCcctaaaatgttttttttattactatcatttattttaaatttaatctTTGGGTAGCTTTTCTTATTTTTGCATTCATCAATATTAattgaaattttattaacaatatttgcatttcttttattataatttttcgaTTCTAATTcctttaaattaataaaagaagagTTTTCTTTTGGAACAGTACTAGTAGAACTGCTTTCATAATTATGAtcctttaatttattattataaatacattttttgctattattatgaaagaattttttcgatgttaaaattttacttattttacCTGAATTATAAGAATAGTTTCctctttttgttttattactTGATTTCGTTTTTAATGGTAATTTACAtgataaatttcttttatttttattattcatgatatatgatttatatctttgtttattttgaattaaatcattatcagttattatatttaacttTTCTTTATCCATATACTGTTTTCCTTTATGTATTAACATTTTATCACATTGATCATAAAGAGAATTTTCAAATGAAACGCTTAATTCAATTTTCGTTATGTTTCCTAAATCATTTTGTAAATTatctttttgttttatttttaattcattttctaaTTCTTTTCCATAttcatcttttaattttaatttactttCTAGTATTTCTTTTAGTTCAGTTCCCTGTTCATTAGAGCTATTTCCAATTTCATCAATCAATTCatcatttaattcatttattaaatcacTTGATTCCATGTTAAAATCATTTTCCGATTCATCTTCTAAGTTATtctcttcattttttatcaCATTTTCTAATTCATTTTCTAACTCATATTGCAATATATCTTTTGatttaatttcttcattCTTTATTTCACTTTCTAATTTATCTTGAGAATTTTCTAGTTCACTTTGAGGAGTTTTATCTGatttttcttctaattttttttctaattctacttgaaaattttcttttgattcagttattgtaatatttttaggTGTCtctacaatttttttttctaatatattttcaaagagactatttttatttgcacAAGATGGattcatttttctttcttttaagaGATTTGCATCGTTTTTAGttattataaaagaatttcTTTCATTGCTATGATTGTATGTTTTCCTTAAATcagtaaatttatttttaacctTTAGTTctttaaaagataatttttcatCCATTTTTTCCTGTTCTTTATCTTTTGAattatctaattttttacatGAATTTATTTTGCTATTTATTAACAGAgagtttttaattttattgtgTGTATCTGGATAAGATGAACAGTACATATTTAAATCATTCTTTTTTGAATGAATacttttctcttttttgtttttggaTTTTTCAAATGATTCATTAAGAAGAATTGTATTATCTATATGATTTATGTtatgaaataatttaagattgttattttttagttttttcttttcatttaactcattttttttccctTTATATATTACATTACTATGTATTTCTCCATTATTTTGTTTAAGAAGGGTTTTcaaattgttatttttaataatttttttttctacacaatttgtatttttataattaatcgTTTTTATATCCTTTACATTGCTGATATCATAAGCATTGCTATTTATTTCCTCTTTTGAATTTTCATTGTTAACAtttgatataattttattatttaatatattttcaatatatttttcttgaGTTAAGAAGACATAACCATTGTTTGTatctttgttttttttttgtttatttaaaatattattatttattatttccaataatttattttctttagctatatttttattggtTCCATTTATTtgtgtaaatttttttttatgtgatTCAAATGAGTCATACTTTATGActtcattttctatatttgataaaatattacttttgttattatttttagcATTCTTGATATTTTGAACATGTGCATTATTTGTTGTTTCACTCTTTTCTAACTTTCCTCCATATaaagttttattattatttttatatttttctgtatttttctttttatacaatatattatatttttgattttCTTCAAACagttctttatttttttttattacatttctttcatttaaaaatttgtcCTGAGTAGTATCttttaaaagatttttttttctttctttaatttcatttagtgttgtatatttattactattatattTATCGATACTTTGTTTGGTGTTGTTATAACTATTTCTTTTGttcatattttctttaaagtggtgttttattaatgaaataatgtttttttcattttttatatttttacttaattgattttttctttttaattgatTTTCTAAGAGTAAATTTGGAGTGacattttcatcatttttttttgtattaaatatatttccttttttatttattaaaatattttcttctacTTTATGCGAAGCTTTTATACTC harbors:
- a CDS encoding protein kinase, putative, translating into MQIKTKFNNLLTKNSDKFYNCINVDNELMQNVHNIYKKKYEKDIKTFNLLHLNELCDINSSNLNKMCNENDICVSLKLKLKIKNNNEEDNQSYSIYFDINPEGIMSKNQKKIYYQYKNTTEKNDEYFEKVPKEEKMKYFSSLSYKLAGKIIQYKQSKYKLVNLLQSAIYGSVYLSEVIEDSDKSLVNCQKAIKILSKHLIEMTKDKVQEDPLSEYYYRDTMSGHSNILSCDNIFDDNSYIYMVMPFALHGDLFEVMKNRNRAFSEEEGRYLFYQILLAIKFLHSKRMALRDISLENVLLFENEKNGLIYPVLNDPGQAIYFNVNNRNEVILEEYKKIFGKIFRPPEIYEKCKYDPTKVDIFCAGYILYFCLTKHELFRCTLNKDVYWNLLKNKKYEELLKDKKGLHLSEEALDLIFHCLEPNFKKRYTITEALNHPWFKGNFFPIYNFNLYLNNETSSKYNNDGSFKLSLEIQEYAKKNNMKIDKNSTIQFYVYEHVFISPSKNLEKQNKCINTLKYSYSNNKREYNEDIKAGSILTYNDNNNNKNKTIVININNNNKRNSVMTTRNSTDISYINNHVNNDFTIKNSNDDADNYVVDIDNKEVYYKKLFGNSSDLNQTSKIKILNNHKKNIYRLIELKKKKKLFSTSIGINYLDKKCSSNKMSIKASHKVEENILINKKGNIFNTKKNDENVTPNLLLENQLKRKNQLSKNIKNEKNIISLIKHHFKENMNKRNSYNNTKQSIDKYNSNKYTTLNEIKERKKNLLKDTTQDKFLNERNVIKKNKELFEENQKYNILYKKKNTEKYKNNNKTLYGGKLEKSETTNNAHVQNIKNAKNNNKSNILSNIENEVIKYDSFESHKKKFTQINGTNKNIAKENKLLEIINNNILNKQKKNKDTNNGYVFLTQEKYIENILNNKIISNVNNENSKEEINSNAYDISNVKDIKTINYKNTNCVEKKIIKNNNLKTLLKQNNGEIHSNVIYKGKKNELNEKKKLKNNNLKLFHNINHIDNTILLNESFEKSKNKKEKSIHSKKNDLNMYCSSYPDTHNKIKNSLLINSKINSCKKLDNSKDKEQEKMDEKLSFKELKVKNKFTDLRKTYNHSNERNSFIITKNDANLLKERKMNPSCANKNSLFENILEKKIVETPKNITITESKENFQVELEKKLEEKSDKTPQSELENSQDKLESEIKNEEIKSKDILQYELENELENVIKNEENNLEDESENDFNMESSDLINELNDELIDEIGNSSNEQGTELKEILESKLKLKDEYGKELENELKIKQKDNLQNDLGNITKIELSVSFENSLYDQCDKMLIHKGKQYMDKEKLNIITDNDLIQNKQRYKSYIMNNKNKRNLSCKLPLKTKSSNKTKRGNYSYNSGKISKILTSKKFFHNNSKKCIYNNKLKDHNYESSSTSTVPKENSSFINLKELESKNYNKRNANIVNKISINIDECKNKKSYPKIKFKINDSNKKNILGRHTISEYALIYSNKKKNNVTNILESNNKLDKIMDDNKKKDKVRNNKKEDKVPLIHNFRNTVDISHYSKKRDTNKIKDSRTSENPSFHLIKESYNKKDILKENTLNDNIKNRSILNISYKSNMKNINSKIKKKKNLINKNLEEKTSNLKKNTNLETNKNISNKKNIEEISKKNFKIDINSKLLKKRKRYNEFHKNKISNEFADLTIEEIKKSKFDKLKRLKNRCSLNELKKLTRENLNKNNEIEKCRNKMMINLNEKKRNLNDNINKMNIAKNVNVNNDISNCNCNIKRDNQNNNEALQDKRTINFKSSNDNINEMKNIKGNNLKNSDKWDLSLYKKKYIHSNNINHKTTNTSSKSLKSRQTIVYPFISPNETIKKDSLLLKRNSNILSASCQKITNIKKIINVEKKKDNEKNLSNKYILDSFLNKMNENFEKKNEENKINTTNSNINIENKKENNKNVKIEKVTEMPYMKKTNTSNNINNLSNNKEKNNGITQVLNEIYKKKNENNELKSYLSKNDIKNKEDKMKTYNSLRETTNLPQTKLEDGSNHNNLELFDTNFSYLKQRKTYENYKNDIKNKINNIENGLTSYYNEIKEQYFNEKEKKNNNFNKKEQENVSPNFEEKNFFLKNIIEIDKGTIDGKNNLKKTHNILNEIPNKQENLLHNLINSNNDHSGNHIERIENNEQADNNNNNTCYKNSENNIEINNKKDEVSSRKNEVCKKKNDEINNTKSDRLDNDKNNNTISHDNYSFYTNKKSILGNYKVYNNSDDYLKIRNKDEVRKLQSIPNTQINSSFDKHISVIDNNKIIKGRNTFNVFTTEFNKNKLQTYLNNKENNLNCVNMNCSNKSPYRNNLKEIKKFNYNLKTNSHLNNLKESNGNKAINLRTYLNCKKMTNNQILLNNTPKNSTRNNNECENFLMKPNLYVPTNRVSFNKLGNAINKISDAVKSQYKIKAIENSENITSLNISNLKNYNTNDLCEKKDAKKDSNNKSSINIVETKYDYNNNSSVNNNIFNRKNDSYFKKRTKLNIDNIIFDKNRKTSSSVAIDKSHLNLTSKNVSPVKSINDKQFYHFKNKLQNNVTSNEEFQIYDKTKNLSSKNKISIEKDSRNIHMNDIYLKSNTNETKIKSLLYKNVIEEDQSYSQSTLNKVYSHLNPKETRSNIEYECQKQKITQNVFSTKENKKYKNHINNTMYLDPMKLSLNLNKISYMNNKVKSSKNCFFVGLQENKNTKENQNKKVQIKNKYNEMINLKKNENITKNINTCHNDLLYKNSLFYVNKKNEELISKDLRLVNTLEKKKLTNENYDMHYSIHKNEIDKIEINKNNNKNNENDVVTKSNILQNINDINNNSTINNIKQSFYLNKMLNIKEYIHNNALYHLSNKKKIENQKENCKKITKKKNNLANLLNTHIFQIL